The Halopseudomonas sabulinigri genome window below encodes:
- a CDS encoding MFS transporter produces MSEHSQFRLLRSKRFLPFFLSQLLGAFNDNLFKQALILAILFKLSFSADSDLLINLSAMLFVLPFFLFSALGGQFGEKYRKDALIRRIKLGEVVIMLVGAFSLWQGSLPLMLVVLFAMGTQSALFGPVKYSILPQHLQEDELIGGNALVEMGTFLAILGGTLYAGLLMSGTTWAHWVGGSVVALAVLGYLASRRIPAAPAALPELALDWNIFRQSWSILRLGLAKQVPSVSRSILGNSWFWFLGATYLTQIPAYAKEYLFGDESVVTLILTVFSVGIALGSMLCERLSGHKVEIGLVPFGSMGLTVFGLLLWWVSGAVTPGNIAYTWTALLVQPAAWMAMGSILGLGIFGGFYIVPLYALIQSRTHEDERARVIAANNILNALLMVCSAILSIVLLGVAGFSIPQVFLTISLLNILVNLYIFSVVPEFTMRFLVWLLGHSMYRVEHQNLAAIPDEGPCVLVCNHVSFVDALLIGGAVRRPVRFVMYYKIYRLPVLNFIFRTAGTVPIAGRQEDEAIYEAAFKRIDAYLQAGEVVCIFPEGKLSADGEMSEFRSGISRILESNPVPVIPMALQGLWGSFFSRDPNKGFFRRFWSRVGLVAGEALQPEQAEPAVLQSQVQTLRGDRR; encoded by the coding sequence ATGTCTGAGCACTCGCAATTTCGTTTGCTGCGTAGCAAGCGCTTCTTACCCTTCTTTCTCAGCCAGCTGCTGGGCGCTTTCAACGACAACCTGTTCAAGCAGGCATTGATTCTGGCGATTCTGTTCAAGCTCAGTTTTTCGGCCGACAGTGACTTGTTGATCAACCTCAGTGCCATGCTGTTTGTACTGCCGTTCTTCCTGTTCTCCGCACTGGGTGGGCAGTTTGGCGAAAAGTACCGCAAGGATGCACTCATCCGTCGTATCAAACTGGGTGAGGTGGTGATCATGCTGGTGGGCGCATTCAGCCTGTGGCAGGGCAGCCTGCCGCTCATGCTGGTGGTGCTGTTTGCCATGGGTACCCAGTCGGCGCTGTTTGGTCCGGTCAAATATTCGATACTCCCGCAGCACCTGCAAGAAGACGAGCTGATTGGCGGCAATGCGCTGGTCGAGATGGGCACCTTTCTGGCGATTCTCGGCGGCACGCTCTATGCGGGACTGTTGATGTCGGGTACGACTTGGGCGCACTGGGTCGGCGGCTCTGTGGTGGCGCTGGCGGTGCTGGGTTATCTGGCCAGTCGGCGCATTCCCGCCGCGCCGGCGGCATTGCCCGAGCTGGCACTGGACTGGAACATCTTTCGCCAGTCCTGGTCAATTTTGCGCCTCGGTCTGGCAAAGCAGGTGCCCTCCGTGTCGCGGTCGATTCTGGGCAACTCCTGGTTCTGGTTTCTGGGCGCAACCTACCTCACGCAGATTCCGGCTTACGCCAAGGAATACCTGTTTGGCGACGAGAGCGTGGTCACGCTGATTCTTACCGTGTTTTCGGTCGGTATTGCACTGGGTTCTATGCTCTGCGAGCGGCTCTCCGGGCATAAGGTTGAAATCGGTCTGGTACCCTTTGGTTCAATGGGGCTGACAGTGTTTGGCTTATTGCTGTGGTGGGTCTCGGGCGCCGTAACGCCGGGCAATATTGCCTACACCTGGACCGCCTTGTTGGTTCAGCCAGCAGCCTGGATGGCGATGGGCAGTATTCTGGGGCTGGGTATTTTTGGCGGCTTTTACATAGTGCCGCTGTACGCGTTGATTCAATCGCGTACCCATGAGGACGAACGCGCGCGGGTAATTGCTGCCAACAATATTCTCAATGCGCTATTGATGGTCTGCTCGGCGATTCTATCCATTGTGCTACTCGGCGTTGCCGGCTTCAGTATCCCGCAGGTGTTTCTCACTATCTCGCTGCTGAACATACTGGTGAACCTGTACATCTTCAGCGTGGTGCCGGAATTTACCATGCGCTTTCTGGTCTGGCTGCTGGGCCATTCGATGTACCGCGTGGAGCATCAGAACCTTGCGGCCATCCCGGACGAAGGGCCTTGTGTGCTGGTGTGCAATCACGTCTCTTTTGTCGATGCGCTGCTGATTGGTGGTGCCGTGCGGCGGCCGGTGCGCTTTGTCATGTACTACAAGATCTACCGCCTGCCGGTGCTCAACTTCATCTTCCGCACCGCCGGCACCGTGCCCATTGCCGGTCGACAGGAGGATGAGGCCATCTATGAGGCGGCGTTCAAGCGCATTGATGCGTACCTGCAGGCGGGTGAGGTGGTGTGTATATTTCCGGAAGGCAAGCTGAGCGCCGATGGCGAGATGAGCGAATTCCGCAGTGGTATCAGCCGCATACTGGAGAGCAATCCGGTACCGGTAATTCCGATGGCGTTGCAGGGTTTGTGGGGTAGTTTTTTCAGTCGCGACCCGAACAAGGGCTTTTTTCGGCGCTTCTGGTCAAGGGTAGGCTTGGTAGCGGGGGAGGCCTTGCAGCCAGAGCAGGCTGAGCCGGCGGTATTGCAAAGCCAGGTGCAGACTCTACGCGGTGATCGGCGTTAG
- a CDS encoding serine hydrolase domain-containing protein produces MLDIREGVLRTRVLLQGGLLAAGLVLGQAANAEALSQQRLDAFASAMQAQVEQGKIGGIATLVYQNDEVVQRGNYGFQDREAEKPLRDDSLYKIFSLTKLVTGTGLLQLYDQGKFQLDDPVGKYLPQLKDLQVAVAEGPDGFPLTEPANHPVTIRELMTHTAGFTYGRFSQSQVDELYVKADIQDPKTTLAVMMDKLASIPLRQQPGTVWHYSISVDIQARLIEVLSDMPFDAYLKQHVFEPLNMVDTDFYAPPDKAERLAVSYMPQEDGSLKPLPNDFFLSKPSFLNGGGGLISSTDDYLRFARMLLNEGELDGKRLLKAETVRLMRQNQLPQGVDNIGPFFPGNQFGLNVAVVNDSKAAGYLPEGTFWWWGIQGAWAWIDPTNNSIVLGMMQNTDYRLSRVIHNTASQALYGPVEQQKQ; encoded by the coding sequence ATGCTGGATATCAGAGAAGGGGTACTGCGCACCAGAGTTTTGCTGCAGGGCGGGCTGCTGGCAGCCGGCTTGGTGCTGGGGCAGGCAGCCAATGCCGAGGCGCTGTCGCAACAGCGGCTGGACGCCTTCGCCAGCGCCATGCAGGCGCAGGTGGAGCAGGGCAAGATTGGCGGTATTGCGACGCTGGTCTATCAGAACGATGAAGTGGTGCAGCGGGGCAATTATGGCTTTCAGGATCGCGAAGCGGAAAAGCCGTTGCGCGACGATTCGCTCTACAAGATATTTTCCCTGACCAAGCTGGTCACCGGTACCGGCCTGCTGCAGTTATACGATCAGGGTAAGTTCCAGCTGGACGATCCCGTGGGCAAGTATCTACCGCAGCTGAAGGACTTGCAGGTGGCCGTGGCCGAGGGGCCGGATGGCTTCCCGCTGACCGAACCGGCCAACCACCCTGTCACCATCCGCGAGCTGATGACGCACACCGCCGGTTTTACCTATGGCCGGTTTTCGCAGTCGCAGGTGGATGAACTGTACGTCAAGGCAGACATCCAGGATCCCAAGACTACGCTGGCGGTCATGATGGACAAGCTGGCCAGCATTCCGCTGCGTCAACAGCCGGGTACCGTCTGGCACTACAGCATCTCGGTAGACATTCAGGCGCGGTTGATCGAAGTGCTCTCTGATATGCCGTTTGACGCCTATTTGAAACAGCACGTGTTCGAGCCGCTGAACATGGTGGATACCGATTTCTACGCACCGCCAGATAAGGCCGAGCGCTTGGCTGTTTCGTACATGCCGCAGGAAGACGGCTCGCTCAAGCCACTGCCGAATGACTTTTTCCTGAGCAAGCCCAGCTTTCTCAATGGCGGCGGCGGTTTGATCTCCAGTACCGACGACTACCTGCGCTTTGCCCGCATGCTGCTCAACGAGGGCGAGCTGGATGGTAAACGCCTGCTCAAGGCCGAGACGGTGCGGCTCATGCGGCAGAACCAGTTGCCGCAGGGTGTCGACAACATTGGTCCGTTCTTTCCCGGTAACCAGTTTGGCTTGAATGTGGCTGTTGTAAACGATTCCAAGGCGGCCGGTTATCTGCCAGAGGGTACTTTTTGGTGGTGGGGCATTCAGGGCGCCTGGGCCTGGATTGACCCAACCAACAACAGCATCGTGCTGGGTATGATGCAAAACACCGATTACCGTCTGTCACGGG
- the pyrF gene encoding orotidine-5'-phosphate decarboxylase — protein sequence MSSTSPIIVALDFPDAPSAMNMAEQLDPARCRVKVGKELFTSSGPAVVEALQHKGFEVFLDLKFHDIPNTTASAVQAAAELGVWMVNVHAAGGRRMMEACRDILERRSTRPLLTAVTILTSLEQEDLQEVGVDIEPMVQVQRLARLTQDCGLDGVVCSAREAKALRHALGDEFLLVTPGIRPAESSADDQKRIVTPAQALENGSSYLVVGRPITKAEEPGQALEAILASL from the coding sequence ATGTCGAGCACTAGCCCAATCATTGTCGCGCTGGACTTTCCGGATGCGCCATCGGCGATGAATATGGCCGAGCAGCTGGATCCGGCGCGTTGCCGCGTCAAGGTCGGCAAGGAATTGTTTACCAGCAGCGGCCCTGCAGTTGTCGAAGCGCTGCAGCACAAGGGCTTTGAAGTGTTCCTTGATCTCAAGTTTCACGATATTCCCAACACCACCGCGAGTGCGGTTCAGGCCGCCGCTGAGCTGGGCGTCTGGATGGTCAATGTGCATGCCGCCGGTGGCCGCCGCATGATGGAGGCGTGCCGCGATATCCTCGAGCGCCGCAGCACGCGACCGCTGCTGACGGCGGTGACCATCCTGACCAGTCTGGAGCAGGAAGACCTGCAGGAAGTAGGGGTGGATATTGAACCCATGGTGCAGGTGCAGCGCTTGGCTCGACTGACCCAGGACTGCGGGCTGGATGGTGTAGTGTGTTCGGCCCGTGAAGCCAAAGCGCTGCGGCATGCCCTGGGGGATGAGTTTTTGCTGGTAACGCCGGGGATTCGTCCTGCTGAAAGCAGCGCAGATGATCAGAAGCGGATCGTGACGCCCGCACAAGCGCTTGAGAACGGCAGTAGCTATCTGGTGGTTGGTCGGCCGATTACCAAGGCCGAAGAGCCTGGGCAGGCACTCGAGGCGATTCTGGCCAGTCTGTAG
- a CDS encoding DUF6279 family lipoprotein, with protein MIRRRLNQSYPSRRTVRQFTVALLALLISACSATQLTYRNLDWLISRKVNQLVDLNGDQQAWFDNQLQNTLRWHCAEELPRYRAILTEIGQHLLSQDLQTATLEADAQRAEALADALLARSAPLSSGLLQRLNDEQVEELQANLAEQLAEQREELLDPPLDEQREHSAERVEKMLKYWLGRLQPDQQTLVVHWASTRDGNTEIWLDNRAHWHQLLFDELPTRHHSDFSQRIHHLIVDYRELQTPRYAQQEPLSRQAFMALLVQVMQSATVKQRDHLTDRLEDLTKDLQALECSTE; from the coding sequence TTGATCCGCCGTAGGCTTAATCAGTCGTACCCCAGCCGGCGAACCGTCCGGCAGTTCACTGTCGCCCTGCTGGCTTTGCTTATCAGCGCGTGCAGTGCAACACAACTGACCTATCGCAACCTGGACTGGCTGATCAGCCGCAAGGTTAATCAGCTAGTCGACCTGAACGGTGATCAACAGGCCTGGTTCGACAATCAACTGCAAAACACACTCCGCTGGCACTGCGCCGAGGAGCTACCTCGTTATCGTGCCATCCTCACAGAAATCGGTCAGCATCTGCTCAGCCAGGATCTGCAAACGGCAACGCTAGAAGCCGACGCTCAGCGCGCTGAGGCCTTGGCTGACGCGCTGCTGGCGCGCAGTGCACCGCTCAGCAGCGGCCTGTTGCAGCGCCTCAATGATGAACAAGTAGAGGAGCTGCAGGCCAACCTGGCCGAACAGCTTGCAGAGCAGCGCGAAGAGTTGCTGGACCCGCCACTGGACGAGCAGCGTGAGCACAGCGCTGAGCGCGTGGAGAAAATGCTGAAATACTGGTTAGGGCGCCTGCAGCCCGATCAGCAGACGCTGGTCGTACACTGGGCGAGCACGCGTGATGGCAACACCGAAATCTGGCTGGATAACCGCGCGCATTGGCATCAGCTGCTATTCGACGAACTACCCACTCGCCACCACAGCGACTTCAGCCAGCGCATACACCATTTGATTGTCGATTACCGTGAACTGCAAACGCCGCGCTACGCCCAACAGGAACCGCTCTCCAGACAAGCCTTCATGGCTCTCCTGGTGCAGGTCATGCAGAGCGCTACCGTCAAGCAGCGAGACCACCTGACTGACCGCCTGGAAGACCTGACCAAAGACCTTCAGGCGCTTGAGTGCAGTACAGAGTAA
- a CDS encoding MFS transporter, producing the protein MADTGILKRSTILIHGSIGMPLAIIGYPLVVYLPPFYAQEVGLNMALMALVLVFARITDVITDPLIGTLSDRWQTRFGRRKPWLVMGVPLMLMGTIMIFMPPEGVGIGHLLFWTVLMYLGWTMVTLPYGAWGAELSNLYHQRSRVVASREGYVLIGLFLAALAPAIVQALGARYQAGQTEGFLMESAVWLFGKDGELGIGYGPILAVMAWLMIILLPLTVLLVVTRVKEAPSQSVQRTEWKQGLRVLKNNGPFKRMILMLLVVVTGESFRNALSVFFMQHVIQIQAQIGLMYLLYFGVGILGIPFWLLVGKRIGKHKAFCMALGISSASILCMFFLGAGQLLPFAVLFCVKGFCFAAFQFLPLSMLADIVDLDTARSKEHRTGLFFAIAGMAQKMAMALGLGLSLGLLALVGFDAKAVEHSANQLLSLRVLYILGPVLLYMTAFAIAWKYPLTAARQERINQWVVRRNTRLGRTAG; encoded by the coding sequence ATGGCCGACACCGGCATATTGAAGCGCTCCACAATTCTTATTCACGGCTCCATCGGTATGCCGCTGGCGATCATCGGTTACCCGCTGGTGGTGTATTTGCCGCCGTTCTATGCACAGGAAGTGGGTCTGAACATGGCGCTGATGGCGCTTGTTCTGGTGTTTGCGCGGATCACCGATGTGATTACCGACCCGCTGATCGGCACCCTGAGTGATCGCTGGCAAACCCGCTTTGGCCGTCGCAAGCCCTGGTTGGTGATGGGGGTGCCGCTGATGCTGATGGGCACCATCATGATATTCATGCCACCGGAGGGTGTGGGTATTGGCCACCTGCTGTTCTGGACCGTGTTGATGTACCTCGGCTGGACCATGGTGACGCTGCCGTATGGCGCCTGGGGCGCAGAGCTCTCCAACCTGTATCACCAGCGTAGCCGGGTAGTGGCCTCGCGTGAGGGCTACGTACTGATCGGGCTGTTCCTTGCGGCCCTGGCACCGGCCATAGTGCAGGCGTTGGGCGCGCGTTATCAGGCCGGGCAGACCGAAGGCTTTTTGATGGAGTCGGCCGTCTGGCTATTCGGCAAGGACGGTGAGCTGGGCATTGGCTACGGACCCATTCTGGCGGTGATGGCTTGGTTGATGATCATTCTCTTGCCGCTGACAGTCCTGCTGGTGGTCACCCGCGTCAAGGAAGCGCCGTCGCAATCGGTACAACGTACCGAGTGGAAGCAGGGGCTGCGAGTACTGAAGAACAACGGTCCGTTCAAGCGCATGATTTTGATGCTGCTGGTGGTGGTAACGGGCGAATCGTTCCGCAACGCGCTCTCGGTATTTTTCATGCAGCACGTGATCCAGATTCAGGCGCAGATCGGTCTTATGTACCTGCTGTATTTTGGCGTTGGCATTCTGGGTATTCCCTTCTGGCTGCTGGTGGGCAAGCGCATTGGCAAGCACAAGGCGTTTTGCATGGCGTTGGGGATTTCCAGTGCCAGCATCCTGTGCATGTTCTTCCTCGGGGCCGGGCAACTACTGCCCTTTGCAGTGTTGTTCTGCGTCAAGGGCTTCTGTTTTGCCGCGTTCCAGTTTCTGCCGCTGTCGATGCTGGCGGATATCGTTGATCTGGATACCGCGCGCAGCAAGGAGCACCGTACTGGGTTGTTTTTTGCCATCGCTGGCATGGCGCAGAAGATGGCCATGGCGTTGGGCCTTGGGCTCTCGCTTGGGTTACTGGCGCTGGTCGGGTTTGACGCCAAAGCGGTTGAGCACAGCGCCAACCAGCTGCTGTCGTTGCGCGTGCTTTATATTCTGGGGCCTGTGCTGTTGTATATGACGGCCTTTGCTATCGCCTGGAAGTACCCGTTGACCGCTGCGCGCCAGGAGCGCATCAATCAGTGGGTCGTTCGCCGCAACACACGACTGGGCCGCACGGCCGGCTAG
- a CDS encoding FKBP-type peptidyl-prolyl cis-trans isomerase, with the protein MQIADKTVVQFHYDLSDSNGPIESSRKHEPVLYLHGQAGLIDGLIEALEGRTAGDSFSVTIAPEKAYGQPRDNAIQKVQAKRLQGAKKWKPGMIAVLQTEQGPRQVTVVKPGLSQVVVDGNHPLAGRELTFTIDILDVREATEDELAHGHAHGAGGHQH; encoded by the coding sequence ATGCAAATAGCCGATAAAACCGTAGTGCAGTTTCACTACGACCTGTCCGACAGCAACGGACCGATTGAGAGCTCACGTAAACACGAGCCGGTACTTTACCTGCATGGCCAGGCTGGTCTGATCGACGGTCTGATCGAGGCATTGGAAGGCCGCACCGCGGGCGACAGCTTCAGCGTCACCATCGCGCCGGAAAAAGCCTATGGCCAACCGCGCGACAACGCTATTCAAAAGGTTCAGGCCAAACGTCTGCAGGGTGCCAAGAAGTGGAAGCCCGGCATGATCGCCGTGCTGCAGACCGAACAGGGTCCGCGCCAGGTCACCGTCGTCAAGCCCGGTCTGTCGCAGGTTGTCGTGGATGGCAATCATCCGCTGGCCGGTCGCGAACTGACCTTCACTATCGACATTCTGGATGTACGTGAAGCGACCGAAGATGAGCTGGCGCATGGCCACGCGCACGGTGCGGGCGGTCACCAGCACTGA
- a CDS encoding YbfB/YjiJ family MFS transporter yields the protein MPQAQPTPQTAVAATACLLLVVHGLGRFIYTPLLPLLVADGQLSVTQAADLASWNYVGYLLGALAAIRWHTAGQLRIAIPAALILHCITLLALTQSTHFSSLLGLRLANGISNGMIFVMVPALLMEWLATRQRIALSGLAYLGVGGGLVISGLLANPPLLDLHGAQRWWPAALLSIPLAVWGALVMANMALAHHQQPGTAAKRPLFDRHSNPLFLAYAGAGLGYILPMTFLPMIASLQLGEQHPMVSQSWLILACATLPSAWVWNRLGLRLGDRNALILNYAMQTASVLAALLLSAPLGMPLCALLMGSSFLGAVLLTQRLGRALQPNQGPRLSAALIALYGFTQLIAPWLARLWLDHGGQLADTLWLGAAALVWSLVWMFKVNPVPKHTS from the coding sequence ATGCCCCAAGCCCAACCAACGCCGCAAACCGCCGTCGCCGCTACGGCTTGCCTGCTGCTGGTGGTGCACGGCCTTGGCCGCTTCATTTACACCCCATTGCTTCCGCTCCTGGTGGCCGACGGTCAGCTCAGCGTGACACAGGCGGCTGACCTGGCCAGCTGGAACTACGTGGGATACCTATTGGGCGCCCTGGCCGCCATACGCTGGCATACCGCCGGCCAACTGCGCATTGCCATACCCGCCGCCCTGATCTTGCACTGCATCACGCTACTGGCACTGACGCAGAGTACCCACTTCAGCAGCTTGCTCGGCCTGCGCCTGGCCAATGGCATCAGCAACGGCATGATCTTTGTCATGGTGCCGGCACTGCTAATGGAGTGGCTGGCCACGCGGCAGCGCATAGCGCTGAGCGGCCTGGCCTACCTAGGTGTCGGTGGCGGACTGGTGATCTCGGGGTTGCTCGCCAATCCTCCCCTGCTGGACCTGCATGGCGCGCAGCGCTGGTGGCCCGCGGCGCTGCTGAGCATCCCGCTGGCAGTCTGGGGCGCTCTGGTTATGGCCAACATGGCGCTGGCGCACCACCAGCAGCCTGGTACAGCGGCCAAACGCCCACTATTTGATCGCCACAGCAATCCGCTGTTTCTCGCCTATGCCGGTGCCGGGCTGGGCTACATCCTGCCCATGACCTTTCTGCCAATGATCGCCAGCCTGCAGCTGGGCGAGCAGCACCCGATGGTCAGCCAAAGCTGGCTGATCCTTGCCTGTGCCACCCTGCCCTCTGCCTGGGTATGGAACCGGCTGGGGCTGCGCCTGGGTGACCGTAACGCGTTGATCCTCAATTACGCCATGCAGACTGCCAGCGTGTTGGCGGCCCTGCTGTTGTCAGCGCCGCTCGGCATGCCGCTGTGTGCGCTGCTGATGGGGAGCAGCTTCCTTGGCGCAGTGCTGTTGACTCAGCGCCTGGGGCGCGCCTTGCAGCCCAATCAAGGCCCACGGCTCTCCGCCGCGCTCATCGCCCTGTATGGTTTTACTCAGCTTATTGCGCCCTGGCTTGCCCGGCTATGGCTGGATCACGGCGGCCAGCTAGCTGACACGCTCTGGCTTGGCGCTGCCGCGTTAGTCTGGAGCCTGGTGTGGATGTTCAAGGTCAACCCAGTGCCCAAGCATACAAGTTGA
- a CDS encoding anti-virulence regulator CigR family protein, with protein MNKRLPYLLTASVIAIALATPLQAKPDNHPGQGNNKGGGHHQEERHEQRERDARIDINDQLVRSIFRDNHQYVDSRDSLPPGIRKNLARGKPLPPGIAKQIDPRLSRQLPHYDGYDWRQAGEDAILVSVTTGIIEAIINDAFD; from the coding sequence ATGAACAAGCGCCTACCCTACTTACTGACGGCCAGTGTGATTGCAATCGCCTTGGCGACACCCTTGCAGGCCAAGCCCGACAACCACCCTGGCCAGGGAAACAATAAAGGCGGCGGTCACCACCAGGAAGAGCGCCACGAACAACGCGAGCGAGACGCGCGCATCGATATCAATGATCAACTGGTGCGCAGCATCTTCCGTGACAACCATCAGTACGTAGACAGCCGCGACAGCCTGCCACCGGGCATTCGCAAGAATCTGGCGCGGGGCAAGCCGTTACCACCCGGCATCGCCAAGCAGATCGACCCTCGCCTCAGCCGTCAGTTGCCCCATTACGACGGTTACGACTGGCGCCAGGCCGGTGAAGACGCGATTCTGGTCAGCGTCACTACCGGCATTATCGAGGCCATTATCAACGACGCATTTGATTGA
- the msrA gene encoding peptide-methionine (S)-S-oxide reductase MsrA has translation MKNLLLTSALLLCASLAQAAEPLDKGPEGSAMAVFSGGCFWCTESDFDKVPGVLETISGYTGGAAETADYEQVSSGRTAHIESVAVFYDPQKTSYAKLVEAFWPTIDPLTANAQFCDHGPQYRSAVYYADEQQKQVLEASLKKLKDSGRFDDPIVTAILPLKPFYPAEDYHQDYHNKNPLRYNFYRTTCGRDARLEELWGN, from the coding sequence ATGAAAAACCTTCTTCTGACTAGCGCCCTACTGCTCTGTGCCAGCCTGGCACAGGCAGCTGAGCCACTCGACAAAGGCCCTGAGGGCAGCGCAATGGCCGTTTTCTCCGGCGGTTGCTTCTGGTGTACCGAGTCGGACTTTGACAAGGTGCCCGGCGTACTGGAAACCATTTCAGGTTATACCGGCGGCGCGGCGGAAACCGCCGACTATGAGCAGGTCTCCTCCGGCCGCACTGCGCACATAGAATCGGTTGCCGTGTTTTATGATCCGCAGAAAACCAGCTACGCGAAACTGGTCGAGGCATTCTGGCCGACAATCGATCCGCTGACCGCCAACGCTCAGTTCTGTGATCACGGCCCCCAATACCGCAGCGCTGTTTATTACGCCGATGAGCAGCAGAAGCAGGTGCTCGAAGCCTCCTTGAAGAAGCTGAAGGACTCGGGGCGTTTTGACGATCCCATCGTCACTGCGATATTGCCGCTCAAGCCCTTCTACCCCGCCGAGGATTACCATCAGGACTACCACAACAAGAATCCGCTGCGTTACAACTTCTATCGCACTACCTGCGGCCGCGACGCCCGTCTGGAAGAGTTGTGGGGAAACTGA
- the bfr gene encoding bacterioferritin produces the protein MKGDKKVIQHLNTILGNELVAINQYFLHARMLQDWGLDKLGKHEYEESIDEMKHADVLIKRILFLEGLPNLQDLGRLMIGENTREILECDLKLEMKGIPDLKSAIAYCEEAGDYGSRELLEDILESEEEHVDWLETQLSLIDKVGLENYQQSQISE, from the coding sequence ATGAAAGGCGACAAAAAAGTCATCCAGCACCTGAACACCATTCTTGGCAATGAACTGGTCGCCATCAACCAGTATTTTCTGCATGCCCGCATGCTGCAGGACTGGGGTCTGGACAAGCTGGGCAAACACGAATACGAAGAATCCATCGACGAGATGAAGCATGCCGATGTGCTGATCAAGCGCATCCTGTTTCTCGAAGGCCTGCCCAACCTGCAGGACCTTGGCCGCTTGATGATTGGCGAGAACACTCGTGAAATTCTCGAGTGCGATCTGAAGCTGGAAATGAAGGGCATACCCGACCTGAAATCCGCCATCGCTTATTGTGAAGAAGCTGGCGACTACGGCAGCCGCGAACTGCTGGAAGATATTCTCGAGTCTGAAGAAGAACATGTGGACTGGCTGGAAACCCAGCTGAGCCTGATCGACAAAGTGGGTCTTGAGAACTATCAGCAGTCACAAATCAGTGAGTAA
- the msrB gene encoding peptide-methionine (R)-S-oxide reductase MsrB, protein MKRRTLLSGFLAAPAIPLLARTAPALADEKTGPLKITPLDQPESYWRDKVSAEAYDVLFEEDTERPGSSPLDKLYDDGTYVCAACYLPLFNASAKFDSGTGWPSFTQPIDGHMATRADYALIWPRTEYHCGRCGGHQGHVFDDGPEPRGERWCNNGVALRFIPKGEDLPALRGDA, encoded by the coding sequence ATGAAACGCAGAACTCTGTTGAGCGGCTTTCTTGCCGCCCCCGCTATTCCGCTGTTGGCGCGGACCGCGCCGGCCCTCGCGGATGAAAAGACCGGGCCCCTCAAGATCACGCCGCTGGATCAGCCGGAAAGCTACTGGCGCGACAAGGTATCGGCAGAGGCGTACGACGTGTTGTTTGAAGAGGATACCGAGCGCCCCGGCAGCAGCCCGCTGGACAAACTGTATGACGACGGCACCTACGTTTGTGCCGCCTGCTACCTGCCGCTGTTCAATGCCAGCGCCAAGTTCGACAGTGGCACCGGTTGGCCCAGTTTTACCCAGCCGATTGATGGCCACATGGCGACCCGCGCCGACTACGCGCTGATCTGGCCACGTACCGAGTATCACTGCGGGCGCTGCGGTGGTCATCAGGGGCACGTGTTTGATGACGGCCCTGAGCCGCGCGGCGAACGCTGGTGCAATAACGGTGTGGCACTGCGCTTTATTCCCAAGGGCGAAGATCTGCCCGCACTGCGAGGTGATGCATGA
- a CDS encoding bacterioferritin-associated ferredoxin, translating to MYVCLCKGITDNQIKDAINQGACSMRDLRAELDVATQCGKCARDCKSILLENMTSSQAAAMATVQYVAA from the coding sequence ATGTACGTTTGTCTCTGCAAGGGTATTACCGACAATCAGATCAAGGACGCCATCAATCAGGGCGCCTGCTCCATGCGTGATCTGCGAGCAGAGCTGGACGTAGCAACCCAATGCGGCAAATGCGCTCGTGACTGCAAATCCATCCTGCTGGAAAACATGACCAGCAGCCAGGCGGCCGCAATGGCTACAGTGCAGTACGTAGCGGCCTAA